Within Mycoplasmopsis verecunda, the genomic segment TTTATTTTCTGTATTTTGATAAATAGTTTTTTTTGTTAAAATAAAAAAGCAATAGAGTTAATTGCAGAAAAGAAGAATTTATTTCTCACCTGATGACCATAGTCTTGGGTTCACAGCTACAATTGAACGTATCATAATTCTGATACCTTTTTTAGTAGACTTAGTGGGGAACCACTTTTAAATTTATTTTATTTTAAGGAGTTAATTATTCAACCAAAAGGAAAAAAACCAGCTTCTGAACATTACATTAATAACAATATCCCATTCAAGCAAGTATTTGTACTTGGGCCTGATGGTGATAAGTTAGGTGTTAAATATACAACAGAAGCAGTAGAGTTAGCAAAAAGCTATAAAATGGACTTAGTTTTAATAAGTGTTGAACCTAAGCCAATCTGCCGTATTCTTGATTATGGAAAATTTAAATATGACCGTAAGAAAAAGAATAAGGAAATAAAAGAAAAACAAACAGTTATACAAAATCGTGAAGTTAGATTAACTGCTATGATAGCAGATAATGATTTAAATACCAAAGCTAGAAAAGCTAGAGAATTTCTTTTAAAAGGCGATAGAATCAAAGTTTCATTAAAACTAAGAGGCCGTGAAATAGGAAGAAAAGATTTAGGTTTCAACACTCTTGAAAAATTCTTCGCATTATTAGAAGATGTTGCAGAAAAAACAACAGAACCTAAATTAGTAAATGAACGTTTCCTTGACATGAATCTCCAACCAAATAAACAAAAAATTCAAAAATACTTAAAAGAAAAGAATCTTGAAACAAATCAAGAAACTAAAGAAGGAGAATTAAATGCCAAAAATGAAAACTAAAAGTGCGTTAAAGAAACGTATTAAAGTTACAGGAACAGGTAAAATCTTAAGAGAACAAGCATATCGTTCTCACTTAGCTCAAAACAAAACAACAAAACAAAAACGTCAATCACGTAAATCTGCTCAAATGTCAAAATCTGATCTTAAAAGATTTAAAGCTTTAATTTAATCTTGTTAATTAATTTTAGATTTTCAAATACTTAGAAATTACGTTATTAGAAAGGAATAATTATGGCAAGAGTTAAAGGCGGAACAGTTACAAGAGCAAGACGTAAAAAATGATTAAAATTAGCTAAGGGATACTTTGGACATAAATCAATCGGTTACAAAGTTGCTAAACAAGCAGTTGTTAAATCATGAACATATGCTTTTAGAGACCGTAAACAAGTAAAAAGAAACTTTAGAAAATTATGAATCGCTCGTATCAATGCTGCTGTTAGAGCAGAAGGAATGAGCTATTCAAGATTTATCAACGGACTTAAAAAAGCTAATGTCACAATCAACCGTAAAATGCTTTCTGAATTAGCAATTAATGAACCAAAAACATTTTCAGTTTTAGTTCAAATCGCTAAAGATGCAAAATAATATACAGGCAAAATAATTGCCTTTTTATTTTGCTCTTTTATAGCTATATAAAAGTAATAAAAAAATTAAAAAATAATTTCATTTTTATATGCAATTTAATAAAATTAGTACATAAGTTATACTTTACTATTAATCTTATACACACATAACCATGAATATGGATTCGCTTGGGTGTGCTAATCATAGTGCTAGGCGTTAGAAATATTTATGTAGCAATAACAAACTAAAGGAAATTTACAATGACAACAGAAAACAAAAAAGAAAAAGTTCAAAAAGAACAAAAACAACCTATCGTGTCTAAGACAAAATTATTAGAAGCTGGAGCTTACTTCGGACACAAAACTCATGCATGAAATCCAAAAATGAAAGAATTTATTGTTCCAAATAAAAAGAACAAGGGTTCACACATTATTGATATTACAAAAACACAAAAATATTTAGAATATGCATATTCACTAGTTAATACACTTGCATCAAAAGGTGCTTCATTTATCTTTGTTGGAACAAAGAAACAAGCTCGTGATGCTGTTAAAGAAGCTGCAGAAAGAACAGGTTCATTATATGTAACTGAAAGATGATTAGGTGGAACTTTAACAAACAACCAAACAATTATGTCTAGTGTTGAAAAAATGAAACAATTAGAAGCTAAAGCAGCTAAAAACTTTGCTGGTTACACAAAGAAAGAAGCTTTAGAATTTAACAAAGAATTAGACAAATTACATAAAAACTTAAACGGTATCCGTGATATGCAACGTTTACCACAAGTTATGATTGTTGCTGATCCTAACGAAGATGAAATCGCTGTTAAAGAAGCAAGAAGAAAAAAAATCAAAGTTATTGGTATTTTAGATACAAACGCAAACCCTGATTTATTAGATTTCGGAATTCCTGCTAATGATGATTCAGCAAAATCAATCATGTTAATTATGACAATTTTAGCTGATGCGATTGTTAAAGCACGTGGTGGACAAGTAAAATTCGCTTACCAAGATGATGAAAAAGTTGTATTACCATCATTTAACAATAATCAACAAAATCATGTTGAAGCTCAAACAACAAATCAAGCAAAATAATTTTAAACATATTAAATTAAAATAAATTTAGGAGGTTATCATGGCAGATAACAAAATGGAATTAATTAAAGAATTAAGAACAAGAACCAACTCAGCCCTTGTTGACTGTAAAAAAGCTTTAGAAGCTACAAATTACGAAATTGAAGCAGCTATTGCTTGGCTAAAAGAAAATGGAATTGTAAAAGCAGCTAAGAAAGCAGGACGGATTACTGCAGAAGGTGCTGTTACAGCTATGGGTGACGAAAAACATGCTATCTTAGTAGAAATTAACTCAGAAACAGATTTCGTTGCTAAAAATGATAAATTTATTCAACTTTTAAATGAAGTTTCTACAGCATTATTTAACTCAAATGCTTCAACATTAGAAGAAGGATTAACAGTTAAATTAACAAGTGGTGAAACAGTAGAACAAGCTTTAGTTAATGCTACAGCTGTTATTGGGGAAAAAATTTCTCTTCGTCGTTTCACAAAAGTAGAAGCTAAAGATAATCAAGTTTTAGGAATATACGTTCATGCTAATCAACAAGTTGCTGCAGTTGTTACTGTAAAAGGTAATAATGTTGAAGCAGCAAGAAATGTTGCAATGCATGTATCAGCTATGAATCCTGAATTTATTCTTGTTAATGAAATTCCGGCAGACAGACTAAATACTATTAAAGAAGGATTTGTTAAGCCTGCTGGGTTTGAAAATAAACCTGAAAAAATTCAAGTATCTATAACAGAAGGATGATTAAATAAACAATTATCTGAATTTGTTTTAGAAAAACAAGCTTTTGTTATGGAAGACTCATTATCTGTAGCTAAATATTTACAAAATCACGGATGTGAACTTGTATCTGCTATTAGATATGAAGTAGGTGAAGGAATTGAAAAAGTTCAATCAAACTTTGCTGAAGAAGTTGCTGGTATGGTAGTTAAATAATAAACTACAATCAAAAAACGCATATTACTGAGCTTTTTACAGTATATGCGTTTTTATTTATTTATACTATAATAATTAAGTAATTTTATAAAGGAACTAATATGAAAAAAATAAAATCTGTTTTAATAATGACATCGGCTCTTTCGCTGACTTCCTTATCAGCAGTTGTTGCATGTAATACAACTTCAACTGAAGAAGATACAAAAGGAAAAGCTGTAGAAAAAGAAGCTTTACTAGCCAAAATGAATGCTAATTTAAATTATTTAAATAATTTAGCAAAACCTGAAGAATATACAAGTTTTAAACTTCAATATGATAACTTAAATTCTAAATTAGGTAATATTGCTAATGATGAATTAACAAATGAAAATATGAAAGAATTACGTGATTTACATAATGCTATAATTGAAAAATTAGCAACATTACGTATTGAATTAATAAACACAAGTGATAAGGATATTGAAGCTAAAACTAAAGAAGTACAACTATTACAATTAAGAGTTGATGTACTAAAAGAAAAATTAGTATCACTAGGTGTTGATGTCGACAAACTACTTGATGGTAAACTACCTGAAAGCGATCATACCTTAGTAAGTAGCGGTGAGATAGTTAAATTAAAAGAAGAATTACGTCAAGCTAAAGCTTTATTAGCACTAGAAAAAAGTAAGCTAGATAGCTTAAGAAGTAGATTAATTTCTAGATCTGCTTCTGCAATTGATGTTATTAAAACTATTCAACACCTAAACTTATTCTTATTAGATACAGTAAGAACATATCATAAAGATAGATATGATGCTTCGCAAGAAAAAGAGCTTATTGATAATAATATTAAAAACATTGAAGAAATTTTAAAAGATGTTGAAACATCAGAATTATCTGTAGCTACATCAATTCGTGTTTACAATTCTATTTTAGCAGCAATGAATACAACACGCTTAATTCAATCATTTTTCTTAACTGATAACGGAAAAATAGTAGAAGTTGATACTCCGTTCCCAAAAGAACAATTTATGTCTGATTTATTTGAATGAAGAATTAATGATTTAAAAACTCTTAATTCTTTACAAACATCAGCTATTGACAAATTAACTAAGGAAATTAAATCACTTGAAGATTTAGGCAATACTACTTCTTCAACGCAAAAAACACAATTAGAACAAAAGAAAGCACAATTAAAGAAATTACAAGAAAATCAAGTCGTATTACAAGGTGTTATTGCAAATTATGAAAAAGCCAAAACGCAAGGAAAAAACCTTAAAAATCAAGTTGATTTATATTACATTTTAGAAACCGAGTTCTTTGACAAATTTATTAAAAGAGATAATACATCAGATGAATATAAAGATTCATTTGCCACAACATTATCTAATGGCAAGACATTGAAAATATCAACAATGCCACTATTAAATAATATTAATGATAAAGAAGCACTTAAAGAATTTGAAAAAATGGCAAATGAAATTAGACCTAAATATATGGAATTTTATAGTTTAAATAGAGGTTATCTTGATTCAGTTAAATATAAATCATATTATGAATCATTCTTAAAAGATGTTACTGATTTAACTAGATACCATTTAATTCAAGATTTATTCAGTAAGAAAAGTATTGAAATTTACTTAAATTCTCTTAAATACAAATTAGCAACTTATAAAATAGAAGCTGATAAGGAATTTAATGAATTAAAACAACAGGTTGATACTGAATTTAATGCAACATGACAACTATTTTTATCAACTATTAGAGCCCAATACAATAAACTAAATGCTGACGATCAATTAGAAAAACCACTAGGTAAAACATATTTAGAACTTAATTCTTACTTTAATACATTGTTTAGAGATGTTAGAAACATGAACAGTGTTTTAAACATAAAAGAAGCATACGATAAATTATTAGCCGTTAAGAATCTATCTGCTCAATTAGTTGCGGTAAATAACATGTTAAGTTATTTTAAAGACTTATCAATAAGTTCTAGTGACGAAAAAATGAATCAATATCTTCAAACTGAAGAAAA encodes:
- the tsf gene encoding translation elongation factor Ts; amino-acid sequence: MADNKMELIKELRTRTNSALVDCKKALEATNYEIEAAIAWLKENGIVKAAKKAGRITAEGAVTAMGDEKHAILVEINSETDFVAKNDKFIQLLNEVSTALFNSNASTLEEGLTVKLTSGETVEQALVNATAVIGEKISLRRFTKVEAKDNQVLGIYVHANQQVAAVVTVKGNNVEAARNVAMHVSAMNPEFILVNEIPADRLNTIKEGFVKPAGFENKPEKIQVSITEGWLNKQLSEFVLEKQAFVMEDSLSVAKYLQNHGCELVSAIRYEVGEGIEKVQSNFAEEVAGMVVK
- the rpmI gene encoding 50S ribosomal protein L35 codes for the protein MPKMKTKSALKKRIKVTGTGKILREQAYRSHLAQNKTTKQKRQSRKSAQMSKSDLKRFKALI
- the rplT gene encoding 50S ribosomal protein L20, whose amino-acid sequence is MARVKGGTVTRARRKKWLKLAKGYFGHKSIGYKVAKQAVVKSWTYAFRDRKQVKRNFRKLWIARINAAVRAEGMSYSRFINGLKKANVTINRKMLSELAINEPKTFSVLVQIAKDAK
- the infC gene encoding translation initiation factor IF-3, which encodes MQPKGKKPASEHYINNNIPFKQVFVLGPDGDKLGVKYTTEAVELAKSYKMDLVLISVEPKPICRILDYGKFKYDRKKKNKEIKEKQTVIQNREVRLTAMIADNDLNTKARKAREFLLKGDRIKVSLKLRGREIGRKDLGFNTLEKFFALLEDVAEKTTEPKLVNERFLDMNLQPNKQKIQKYLKEKNLETNQETKEGELNAKNEN
- the rpsB gene encoding 30S ribosomal protein S2, giving the protein MTTENKKEKVQKEQKQPIVSKTKLLEAGAYFGHKTHAWNPKMKEFIVPNKKNKGSHIIDITKTQKYLEYAYSLVNTLASKGASFIFVGTKKQARDAVKEAAERTGSLYVTERWLGGTLTNNQTIMSSVEKMKQLEAKAAKNFAGYTKKEALEFNKELDKLHKNLNGIRDMQRLPQVMIVADPNEDEIAVKEARRKKIKVIGILDTNANPDLLDFGIPANDDSAKSIMLIMTILADAIVKARGGQVKFAYQDDEKVVLPSFNNNQQNHVEAQTTNQAK